A region of the Syntrophales bacterium genome:
CTAATCCTGATGTTAGCGGTGGGGACAAACATCGCTCCCTGTGTAATCGGATGTACCGACAAAGTAGCGAGTACATACAGCAGCTTGATGGCGAAAAGCCCGCACATCAAGATTAGAGTTGCCAAAATCCACCCCACCGTCTTCACCTCCTGTTATTTTTATAAATCAACTTTCATGTCCTGTCAAATCCAATGTGACCCTCCTGCCCACAGGGCGGAGTTTACAGGGTGCGCTCCCGCTCAGACCCTAAAATAGACATTGAAAATAAAGACTGTCCTCCCCATCCCGTAGGACAGCCGTCTCGGCTGTCTAAGCGATTCACCATTATGGACAGGCGGGACGCCTGTCCTACTGTGCTGGAAGGGTCAATGTCTATTTTGGGGTCAGAGACAATAATGGACAAATTATCTGTTGTATTGTATAATTTGAATCATTGGAGATTCCTTGCATCTTCCTGCAGGGAATCTTCGAACTATGTAGGGAGGAAATCCGATGATAGACATTACCAAAATTGATTATTCAGTCCTCGATCGGCCTGCATTAATGACATACCTGTTTCATCCCCGTCCTGAATACGGCACATCCGACTCGCGAACTGTTGCTGAGGATGTCCTGATCCCGGTAGAAAAGGATGTGGTTGTAGGGGCACGTTTTCATCTTGCTGAGAAAACGAGTGCCAACATTTTATTTTTTCACGGTAATGGTGAGATTGCAAGGGATTATGATGACTTAGGAACATTATACCGATCAGCCGGCATCAACTTCCTCCCCGTTGATTACAGGGGATATGGGCGTTCCACGGGTTCACCCACGATCACTGCCATGATGCGAGACTCACATCTGGTCTTTGACTATGTATACAACTGGCTTACAGAAAATGGTTAT
Encoded here:
- a CDS encoding alpha/beta hydrolase, which translates into the protein MIDITKIDYSVLDRPALMTYLFHPRPEYGTSDSRTVAEDVLIPVEKDVVVGARFHLAEKTSANILFFHGNGEIARDYDDLGTLYRSAGINFLPVDYRGYGRSTGSPTITAMMRDSHLVFDYVYNWLTENGYTGPFIVMGRSLGSASALELMANYKDKIDGAIIESGFAYSQTLLNLLGINMKDLGLGEEDGFRNIDKIRTFDKPTLIIHAEKDHILPFADGQTLYNASPAKDKKLLEILGANHNDIFLRGMEDYMRAV